CGGAAAATGAACTCCTTGCCGTTCAATGACAAGCGCGCGCCCTTGGGCTTGGCATCCGAAACGGCGAGCGGATAGGTCGCGATATGTCCGACCTCTCCGTTCTTCAGCGCCTTGACTTCGATCGACCGCATGTTGGGCCACTCGGTTGGCTCGCTCGTCTCGACGATCAGTTCGTCAAAGTCTCCTTGCGCCTCCACTTTCCGGTTCTTTCGGATAAATAGGTCCTTGATAACTGCCTGACCGGTTTCGATCAGCCAAACGTCTCTCCAAAGGCCGCCAAAGGTCGTAGAGACATAGGGCAGAAAACCGCTCAGGACATCAGGAACGGGATAGGTCGGCCCGCCGTTCTTGATAACCTCAACTTCAAGCACATTGTGCTCTTTGATCGCGTCGGTAATCTCAAACGCAAAGTCGTCCCAAATGCCTTCGTGCGACCCGAGCTCGACACCGTTCAAACATGTCGATAAGTAGTAGTTTGCGCCGTCAAACTTTAACCAATAGCGTCGGCCTGGCATCGGCCTGGCGTCGAATGTCAGGTCCAGTTTCGCAGGGCCTTCGATGCGCTTGTCGACGCCCAAGTCTTCCCATACAAATGGAACGCTAACCTGCAGGTTCTGATCGCCAATAGCCAGCGTCCAACCGTTCGTGAGCCTGCGAGAACGACCCTCGTTCGGCCAGACCGAGTTGTAAACGTTATTGAAGCGCATAGAACCAAGCGTATAGCGACATGAACGGCCAGACGAGCGCAAATACATGAAGCGCCCATGCGCGTTGTTTTTGGGGTGCAAGCCGCTCTAATCCCAGAGCCAGGAATAGCCCGATTGCGCCCAGCGCCGGAAAGAAGTATCGACCTTGCGCCTGAAAGAAGACCGTTATGAAGGCCAGAAACGCAAACAGAGCCAGCATGAAGAGCACGCCTGCGGGCATCGCAAGTTCCATCTCCTCCTTTGGCGAGCCTTGCCGACGGCGCAAGAACAATCCCGCGACGGCCGCCACCATCACAGCCAACGCAAGCAAGTAGAAGGCATCGGGCAAGAAAAGCGGTCGCCCTGTGTTCGCTGTCTCGGGCGCGCCGTACGCAAAGAAGAAGCTGCGAAACGTCCAATCGGCCACCAACTGCAGATAGCCTGTCGGCGTCATGCCCGCTTCATAGAAATCGGACGGTTTTGCAGTGCCCTGAAACGCCTGAACAAACGTTTTCTGCAAGAGCGGATCGTTATACACCACCGCGTTTCGAACGTACCAGCCTGCACCGATCGCAATCCCCAGCAGCAGAGCCAGAGCTGCGGGCTTCAACTTAGGCCACTCGACCTTCTGATCCAACCGCTTCCACAACAGCCAAAGAACAACGAGCGGAACAAGCAAAACGCCGGTCGTCTTGGTCAGCAGCGCCAGCCCGATCCATAGTCCCAACAGCCACGACGGTCGCGTCAGTTGCCAAAGCGCCAGTGCAAACCACAGGTTCGTCATCGCGTCGTTATTGACCGACGAACAGATCGCAACGTTCATGGGCAGCGCCGCAACAAACATCCCGGCGAACCATCCAACCTCCTTTCGCAAGGTCGACGCCCATCTCCAAACGACCAGAGCCGTCAACAACCCGCACAGAACTCCAAGCCATCGAACGGAGCCTTCACCGACAATTCTGTATAAGATTGCAGATGTGAAATAATACATAGGCGGTTGATGCGATTCATACCCCGCGCCCTCGTAGCCCTCAAAAACTGCCGGTCGCCAATGTTCTGCGATGTGCTTCACATACTGAAGGTGCGCGCCCTCGTCCGGCGTGTTGGCATAGCCGTTGTTACCGAGCGGCGTGCTCCAAATGTAGAGGGCGCAAAGGGCAACTTGGGTCAACCCGATCAAACCAGGCGCCAGCCAGCGTCGCATCGCGACCGGTTATACCTGACAGGCAAGAATGGTAGAATCTATATATGAAGACGAACCAGATATTCGTCGTGGTGTGCGTAGCCGTAGCGGGCTTTGTGTTCTGGCACGCCCTGTTTGGCCGTGCTGGCTGGAGCCCCGATTTTCAAGACGATTACGAAGCAACTTTGGTCAAAGCGATGGATCAAAAGAAGCCTTTAGTGGTTAAGTTTTATGCCGACTGGTGCCCGCCGTGCAAGGAGATGGACAAAAACGTCCTTCCAAGCCAGGAGGTTCGCGCCGTAGCCGACCGAGCGCTATGGGTCAAAGTCGATGTGGACCAGCAGGGCAAGTTGGCCGATGATTTTGGCGTGCAGTCGATTCCAACGACCCTGATTATCGACCCAAAGGGCAACATCATCCATCGATTGGTCGGCCCGCCCAGTCCGACCGAGCTTGCCGAGAAGATTCTCTCCGTCGCTGGATCATGAACGAACTGCCCATTAAAATCAGCCAAGCGGCCATTCAAAGAATCAAGAAGATTCTGGCCGATCAGGGCGCAACTCGTTTGCGCGTTGGAGTGCGGGCGGGCGGCTGTTCGGGGCTTGAATACGTCATGAAAGCCGAAGGCCAAGTTCGAGACTCTGACGCTGTTTATCGGTTGGATGGCTTCGAGCTCGTGATCGACCCCAAGAGCCTAAAGGTATTGGAAGGCTGCGAGCTGGACTACACGGGCGATCTGTTGGGAAGCTCGTTCAAGTGGAACAACCCCAACGCCAAGCGGGGTTGCGGCTGCGGAACCTCATTTTCGCTGGGTTAGAGTTTGGCCAATCCGTGGCATGAGCCCTTTGGCGCGTAGGCGGAGAGGGGGAAGACCATGCCAGAGATGCGACGCGATCCGCTCACTCGGCGGTGGACGATCATTGCGACAGAGCGGAGCAAGAGGCCGCACGACCTAAAAAAAGCCGACGATGTCGGCATCGCTATTCCCGATTTTGTGCCCAACTGCCCGTTTTGCCCGGGCAACGAAGCGATGACCCCGCCCGAGGTGATGGCTTATCGGCGCGAGGACAGCGCCTCCAATGGAACCGGCTGGTGGGTGCGCGTCGTACCGAACAAGTTTCCTGCGCTGGCGCCCGAAGGCGAACTGACGCCCGAAGCGGCAGGAGTCTGCGACCGCATGAACGCCGTAGGCGCGCACGAGGTCATTATCGAAACGCCTCGCCATGACGAAAATCCTGCCAACATGCCGGCCAACCAGTTTCGAGAATCAATCTGGGCCTATCGCGACCGATGCCTGCAACTGATGACCAATCCAAGGCACAAGAGCCTGATCGTTTTTCGCAATCACGGCAAGCCTGCGGGCGCCTCTCTCGAACATCCGCACACCCAATTGGCGGCCCTGCCCATTATCGTGCCAGAAACCGCATCGCTGGTCGATGCCTTCGCAGAGCATCAGCGCCTTCGCGGGCGTTGCGCTCTGTGCGATCTGATCGAACAGGAGCAGAGAGACAACGAGCGGATCATCTTAGAGAACGAACGATACCTCGCCTATGCGCCTTTCGCCTCCCAATCGCCCTACGAAACCTGCATTGCGCCCAAAGCATGCCATGCCGACTTCATGATGGAATCGCAGGAGTCGTTAGACGAATTTGCCCAGATACTGCAGGAGCTTTGCCGCAGATACGATCATGCGTTCGGCGATCCGCCCTATAACTACATGATCATGACAGCGCCTGTAAACCGCTCGCGCGAGATCGCCTTTCATTGGCGATTGGTGATGATGCCAAGGCTGACAGTCGCTGCAGGATTCGAGATGGGCACCGGCGTTTGGATCAACGTCGCATCGCCCGAATCGGCGGCTCAGGCGCTTAGGGAGGCCGTCCGTCCGCTCCAGACCGAAAAGGTATAATCCCGATGGAATGAGCCTGACGATCGCCGGAAAGTCGTTTCAGTCGCGGCTGATGGTCGGCACCGGCAAATACCCTGACGCCGCCGTCATGGCGCGCTCTATCGAGGCCTCGGGAGCAGAAATTGTAACCGTTGCCCTTCGACGCATCGATTTGGACGCCCCCAAGCGTTCCATCTTGGACGATCTCGATTGGAGCCGCTATCAGATTCTGCCGAACACAGCGGGGTGCAAAACGGCAGAAGAAGCCGTGCGCACGGCGCGATTGGCCCGCGCGATGGGGCTGAGCGACTGGATCAAGGTCGAGGTGATCCCCGACCCGAAGTATCTCTTGCCCGATCCGATCGGTACTTACGAAGCTTGCAAAATCCTTGTCGACGAGGGCTTTACCGTTCTGCCCTACATCAATGCCGACCCCGAGTTAGCCCGGCGTCTAGAGCAGATCGGTTGCGCGACGGTGATGCCGTTGGCTGCCAGCATTGGCACCGGACAAGGCTTTTCAGTCAGCCTGGAGCAGATTCGAATCATCGTCGAAAACGCCTCCGTGCCCGTCGTGGTGGACGCTGGGCTGGGCGTGCCGTCCGAAGCGGCGATGTCGATGGAAACCGGTTGCGACGCCGTGCTGGTCAATACCGCGATCGCCAAAGCCCAAGACCCTGTTCGAATGGCGGAGGCTTTTCGATTGGGCGTCGAGGCCGGACGATTAGCGTTCGAAGCCGGCCGCATTCCAAAACTGCCCTATGCCTCAGCCTCAAGCCCTCTCGAAGGCGCAGTTCGCTGATTTTTGGCCGCGGCGGCCGCTGATGCTGGTCGCCGATCTAAGCCGCTACCAGCGAGCCGTCTGGCAGAAGACCATTCCTGCCGCCGTTCGAGGCGGAGTCAACGTAGTAAGATTTAGAGGCCAATGGGACGCTATCATCCACGCTCCGGGCGCATTGACGATTGTGGACGGCGTCAGCCACTTTCCAGAGAGCGAGATGAAGGAAATAGGCAGCGCCTTTGGCGTATCGGTTCACAGCGTCGATGCGGCTGTCAATGCGCAGGGACTGGGAGCATCCTATTTGCTGTTCGGGTCGGTTTTCAGTACAGAAAGCCATCCCGAACGCGAGGCGGCCGGTTTAGACGCCCTGAATGCAGTTTGCCAGGCCGTTAGGATACCGGTAGTGGCGATCGGAGGCATCAACGCCGGTAATGCCAAAATCTGCATTGAGGCAGGCGCGTCTGGCGTCGCCGTGATCGGCGCGATTGCAGGGTCGGCAGACCCAGAACTCGCTGCGATAGAATTGAGAGAAGCGATCAATGATTGAACTGACCATAAACGGAAAGCCCGCGCGAATAGATGAAGGCGCAACGGTCGCGAGCCTTTTGGAATCAAGAGGCATCAACCCGAAGATCGTCGTGGTGGAGCACAACTTCGAAATCTTACCCAGAGAGAAGTACGCCGAGACGCTCTTGCACCAGGGCGATAACCTCGAAATCGTTACGATGACGGCAGGCGGATGAGCGCGCAAGACCCGATTGTTGTGATCGGCGCAGGTGCGGTCGGTAGCGCCACGGCTTACGAACTTGCGAGACGAGGACGGCCAACGGTCGTGCTAGAAAGCCTTTCGGACGGCGGCGCAACGTCGGCGGCTTCGGCAGGTCTGATCAATCCACTGAGCATGTTCGAGCCCGAATTGGCCGAACTGGGCCTGATCGGGATGAGACTCTATGACGAGTGGTCGGCGCGGTTGCTCAAAGACGTTCAGATCGATATCGAGTGGTTGAAAACCGGCTCGATCCGAATCGCGCTGACCGACTCCGAGGCCAAGACCTTTCGAGAAGAAGCAAAACGGCTCAAGACGCTAGAGCCCGGCGTCGAGCCGTTGTCGCCCGACGAGGCGCGCAAGATCGAACCGCTGATCGGGCCAAACTGCCGCGGAGCAATCCTCGTGCCGGGCGAAGGGAATGTGTCGGGACTGCACCTGGTGCGCGCGTTGCGCGCGGCGGCTATCTTGCACGGCGCAGAGCTCTATCGGGGCCGGCCCGTTGTGGGCTTTGAGACAAAAGGATCGACAGTAACCAAAGTTACAAGCGCGGGCGGGAGCGTTCAGGCGAGCGCGGTCGTGTTGGCTGCGGGCGCATGGGCAGAGCCGTTGCTGAAGAACTTAGGCGTACAGATCGGCATCAAACCGGTGCGAGGGCAGCTCCTCATCTTGGCCGACGCGCCCAAGCCATTGCGACATATCTTGGGATCGGTACTCAATTACGTCGCGCCAAAGCGCAACGGCACGATCACCCTGGGCGCGACTGTCGAGGACGCAGGCTTCGATCTCCGCGCCACTGCAGACGGCTTCGCGCAACTGCTGGGCAGTTTGGCCGCAACCTATCCGGCGCTGGGCAACGCCACGGTTACCGGTTTTACAGTCGGCCTCCGTCCTGGATCGCCGGACGGTTTGCCGCTGATAGGACGACTGCCCGGCTACGACAACGTTTACCTGGCGGCCGGCCACTATCGCCACGGCATCATGCTAGCGCCTGTAACAGGAATTGCAATCGCCGATCTGATCACGGAAGGCCGAACAACTCTGCCTATCGAGCATCTCCATCCTTCACGCCTGGTGAAGGATGCATGAAGGTCATCCGTCAGCCGGTATTCGATCCCGATGCGGCGCTTAGGCTCTGCAACGATTCGGTAGCCGTCTGGCTGACTCGGTTTCTGCGCGAAGAGGTTACTCGCCGTAGAGGCTTCAAGAAGGCCGTTTTGGGCCTCAGCGGCGGGGTCGATTCTGCACTGACAGCCTATCTTTGCGCCCAAGCCTTTGGTCCCGAAAACGTGGTTGCGCTCAGGATGCCCTACAAGATCAGCAGCCCGGAGAGCTTGAGCCATGCGCAACTGGTCGTCGATGCGCTGGGCATCCAGGAGCGGACGCTGGAGATGACCGCCATGGTAGACGGCTATTTGGAACACGAGCCGGACGCATCGCCCGCTCGCATTGGCAATGTCTGCGCGCGAGCGAGAATGATCGCGCTCTTTGATCAGTCTGCCAAGTTGAGCGCGCTGCCCATCGGTACGGGCAACAAAAGCGAGCGGCTGTTCGGCTACTTCACTTGGCACGCGGACGATTCGCCCCCGGTGAACCCTCTGGGCGACCTCTTTAAGACCCAAGTTTGGGCATTGGCGCGACATCTGGGCGTGCCGAGCGAGATCGTGGAGAAACCGGCGACCGCAGACTTGATTCAGGGCCAAACGGACGAGGGGGACTTTGGCATTTCGTACATCAAGGCGGACCGCATCCTGCATTGGCTGCTGTTGGGCTATAAGCCCGCAAGGCTGGTCGAACTGGGCTTTGACAGCGCCGAAGTGGAACTGGTTAAAAGCAAGGTGGACGCCACACATTGGAAGCGCCGTCTGCCCGCCACTGCCATGCTCTCGACGACCGCGATCGGAGAGTACTACTTGCGCCCGGTCGACTATTGAGTGCCCACAAGCGCGCTTTCGACCGACCGAAAGATGGCCAAACCGTCCGACGATCCCAGCAAATCGCTGCTGGCTCGTTCGGGATGCGGCATCATGCCCAATATGTTTCCCCGCTCGTTAACGATGCCTGCGATCGCGCTCATCGATCCGTTCGGATTGCTCGCATCGTCAAGCTCTCCAAGCGCGTTCGCGTAACGAAATGCGATCTGGCCGTTTGATTCCAGCCTTTCGAGGGTCTCTGCGTCGCACACATAGCGTCCGTCGCCATGGGCGATCGGAATCCTCAAGAGTCGGCCGGATTCGATGCCCTGAGTAAATGGCGAACGGCAACTTTCCACGCGCAACGTTACGGTATCGCTGATGAACTTGAGACCGCTGTTCTGGGTAAGCGCGCCGGGCAAAAGTCCCGCCTCGCAAAGCACTTGAAAACCGTTGCAAATGCCGACGACCAGACCGCCCTGCTCGGCAAACCGCTCCACGGCGGGCATAATCGCGGCAAACCGAGCGATGGCGCCGCATCGCAAATGGTCGCCATACGAAAAACCGCCCGGCAGCACGACCAAATCGACACTGCCCAACTCCGTCTCGCCGTGCCACACATAATCCGCATCCCAGCCCATTCGGTCGCGCAGGCAAATCAGGGCGTCGGCATCGCAGTTGGAGCCGGGAAAGACGACGACCGCAGCCTTCATGGTTCGATCTCGAACCGGTAGTTCTCGATGACCGGGTTGGCCAGCAATTTGCGGCACATAGCGTCGGTCTCTTCGTGCAGATCGCCGTTGGGCGCCAACTCGATCTCTAAATATTTGCCGACGCGAGCGGAGGCGACGTTCTCAAATCCAAGACTCTTGAGCGCTTGCTCGAGCGTGCGTCCTTGAGCGTCTAAAAGCGTGGGCTTAAGGGTAACGTAAACACGGGCCTTGGGCATGTCGAGATTCTACCTGGTGGGCAGGATTCAAACCCAGATCGCGGAAATGATATTGAGATGACAGAATATCTGATCGGAGCTTTATTCGGGATCGCGATCGGCGGTTTGATCGCCTTCTTTGTCTGGCGCATCGCTCAGGAGCGCATTCGTCCGTTCGACGAGACCAAAGCCGAGTTGGAAAAGGCTCGCAACGATTTGGAAGCGCTTAGAATCGAAATCGCAAAGGTCGATGAACGTCTTAAGGCGAGCGAAGAGAGCGAGATGCGAATGCGCGAGGCGTTCAAAGCGCTTTCGGCAGACACTCTGGAAGCGGCGACCAAATCCTTCCTCGACTTGGCCGAACAACGGTTCAACGTGCATCAAGAAAAGTCGATCGGCGAGTTGGAGCAGCGCAAGCAGGCGGTCGATAGTCTGGTTAAACCGATCAACGAATCGGTCGGCAAGGTGCAACAGCATCTTCACGACTTGGAGACCAA
Above is a genomic segment from Armatimonadota bacterium containing:
- a CDS encoding FAD-dependent oxidoreductase; this translates as MSAQDPIVVIGAGAVGSATAYELARRGRPTVVLESLSDGGATSAASAGLINPLSMFEPELAELGLIGMRLYDEWSARLLKDVQIDIEWLKTGSIRIALTDSEAKTFREEAKRLKTLEPGVEPLSPDEARKIEPLIGPNCRGAILVPGEGNVSGLHLVRALRAAAILHGAELYRGRPVVGFETKGSTVTKVTSAGGSVQASAVVLAAGAWAEPLLKNLGVQIGIKPVRGQLLILADAPKPLRHILGSVLNYVAPKRNGTITLGATVEDAGFDLRATADGFAQLLGSLAATYPALGNATVTGFTVGLRPGSPDGLPLIGRLPGYDNVYLAAGHYRHGIMLAPVTGIAIADLITEGRTTLPIEHLHPSRLVKDA
- a CDS encoding thiazole synthase, whose amino-acid sequence is MSLTIAGKSFQSRLMVGTGKYPDAAVMARSIEASGAEIVTVALRRIDLDAPKRSILDDLDWSRYQILPNTAGCKTAEEAVRTARLARAMGLSDWIKVEVIPDPKYLLPDPIGTYEACKILVDEGFTVLPYINADPELARRLEQIGCATVMPLAASIGTGQGFSVSLEQIRIIVENASVPVVVDAGLGVPSEAAMSMETGCDAVLVNTAIAKAQDPVRMAEAFRLGVEAGRLAFEAGRIPKLPYASASSPLEGAVR
- the purQ gene encoding phosphoribosylformylglycinamidine synthase subunit PurQ, with the protein product MKAAVVVFPGSNCDADALICLRDRMGWDADYVWHGETELGSVDLVVLPGGFSYGDHLRCGAIARFAAIMPAVERFAEQGGLVVGICNGFQVLCEAGLLPGALTQNSGLKFISDTVTLRVESCRSPFTQGIESGRLLRIPIAHGDGRYVCDAETLERLESNGQIAFRYANALGELDDASNPNGSMSAIAGIVNERGNILGMMPHPERASSDLLGSSDGLAIFRSVESALVGTQ
- the galT gene encoding galactose-1-phosphate uridylyltransferase, which gives rise to MPEMRRDPLTRRWTIIATERSKRPHDLKKADDVGIAIPDFVPNCPFCPGNEAMTPPEVMAYRREDSASNGTGWWVRVVPNKFPALAPEGELTPEAAGVCDRMNAVGAHEVIIETPRHDENPANMPANQFRESIWAYRDRCLQLMTNPRHKSLIVFRNHGKPAGASLEHPHTQLAALPIIVPETASLVDAFAEHQRLRGRCALCDLIEQEQRDNERIILENERYLAYAPFASQSPYETCIAPKACHADFMMESQESLDEFAQILQELCRRYDHAFGDPPYNYMIMTAPVNRSREIAFHWRLVMMPRLTVAAGFEMGTGVWINVASPESAAQALREAVRPLQTEKV
- a CDS encoding iron-sulfur cluster assembly accessory protein, with the translated sequence MNELPIKISQAAIQRIKKILADQGATRLRVGVRAGGCSGLEYVMKAEGQVRDSDAVYRLDGFELVIDPKSLKVLEGCELDYTGDLLGSSFKWNNPNAKRGCGCGTSFSLG
- the purS gene encoding phosphoribosylformylglycinamidine synthase subunit PurS: MPKARVYVTLKPTLLDAQGRTLEQALKSLGFENVASARVGKYLEIELAPNGDLHEETDAMCRKLLANPVIENYRFEIEP
- a CDS encoding NAD+ synthase; translated protein: MKVIRQPVFDPDAALRLCNDSVAVWLTRFLREEVTRRRGFKKAVLGLSGGVDSALTAYLCAQAFGPENVVALRMPYKISSPESLSHAQLVVDALGIQERTLEMTAMVDGYLEHEPDASPARIGNVCARARMIALFDQSAKLSALPIGTGNKSERLFGYFTWHADDSPPVNPLGDLFKTQVWALARHLGVPSEIVEKPATADLIQGQTDEGDFGISYIKADRILHWLLLGYKPARLVELGFDSAEVELVKSKVDATHWKRRLPATAMLSTTAIGEYYLRPVDY
- a CDS encoding thiamine phosphate synthase translates to MPQPQALSKAQFADFWPRRPLMLVADLSRYQRAVWQKTIPAAVRGGVNVVRFRGQWDAIIHAPGALTIVDGVSHFPESEMKEIGSAFGVSVHSVDAAVNAQGLGASYLLFGSVFSTESHPEREAAGLDALNAVCQAVRIPVVAIGGINAGNAKICIEAGASGVAVIGAIAGSADPELAAIELREAIND
- the thiS gene encoding sulfur carrier protein ThiS; this translates as MIELTINGKPARIDEGATVASLLESRGINPKIVVVEHNFEILPREKYAETLLHQGDNLEIVTMTAGG
- a CDS encoding thioredoxin family protein, with product MKTNQIFVVVCVAVAGFVFWHALFGRAGWSPDFQDDYEATLVKAMDQKKPLVVKFYADWCPPCKEMDKNVLPSQEVRAVADRALWVKVDVDQQGKLADDFGVQSIPTTLIIDPKGNIIHRLVGPPSPTELAEKILSVAGS
- a CDS encoding glycosyltransferase family 39 protein gives rise to the protein MRRWLAPGLIGLTQVALCALYIWSTPLGNNGYANTPDEGAHLQYVKHIAEHWRPAVFEGYEGAGYESHQPPMYYFTSAILYRIVGEGSVRWLGVLCGLLTALVVWRWASTLRKEVGWFAGMFVAALPMNVAICSSVNNDAMTNLWFALALWQLTRPSWLLGLWIGLALLTKTTGVLLVPLVVLWLLWKRLDQKVEWPKLKPAALALLLGIAIGAGWYVRNAVVYNDPLLQKTFVQAFQGTAKPSDFYEAGMTPTGYLQLVADWTFRSFFFAYGAPETANTGRPLFLPDAFYLLALAVMVAAVAGLFLRRRQGSPKEEMELAMPAGVLFMLALFAFLAFITVFFQAQGRYFFPALGAIGLFLALGLERLAPQKQRAWALHVFALVWPFMSLYAWFYALQ